The following proteins are encoded in a genomic region of Kitasatospora cineracea:
- a CDS encoding molybdopterin oxidoreductase family protein, translating to MSHEHVPLDPSVAPLGTRNFRDAGGLPAAAWRADQTEQTLVPTHCCFCGVQCGMYLRVDGRGKVFGVEPRNHDINRMRLCPKGINAYQQVNHPDRLTVPLMRRSRDEPFREASWEEALDFTVAEIQRIQGAQGRDAFGMLGGASLFSEKTYLVGKFARVALKTRHVDYNGRLCMVSAAGANKLAFGIDRAGNPFSDILQTQCLLIAGSNVGECFPVMTQYVWGARDRGATLIVVDPRETAVARTADIHVALKSGTDSAFFNAVLHVIVEEGLTDEAFLAEHTTGWEEVKATVKAYPPARAAEICGIPAEQVVQVARVFGTADRAMAWHARGIEHHTQGVENCLTVINLCTATGNLGRPGAGYGTITGQGNGQGGREHGQKSDLLPGGRSINDPAHRRQVAAIWGIEESELPQAGTSMMEMVWQMQRGEIRGLIGVCNNPFVSLPNYAVVKDGYDQLEFHAQLDFFLSETAANAHVVLPVTTWAEDEGVMANAEARVVKHNKAQEPPPGVRTDTWVMCEIARRLGQGGKFAFEGSRDVFDELRRASAGTVIDYYGITYERLEETGGIAWPCPSLDHPGTPRLFEGGKTSHPDQKVHMQVVEWHPPADPYSDEYPMTLTTGRTVAHFLSGNQTRRLGGLVEQTPRPWVEVHPSHGFRNGEPVRVVTRRGSEVLPALVTEAIRPDHVFVPYHWPYPVAANALTIDALDPRSKIPEYKVCAVRIEPAREIDPVPAPPVPPGREAYPEAQVSRTDPLPPTSPQGRGTAERG from the coding sequence GTGAGCCACGAGCACGTCCCGTTGGACCCGAGCGTCGCCCCGCTCGGGACCCGCAACTTCCGCGACGCGGGCGGCCTGCCCGCCGCCGCCTGGCGGGCCGACCAGACCGAGCAGACCCTCGTCCCCACGCACTGCTGCTTCTGCGGCGTGCAGTGCGGGATGTACCTGCGGGTGGACGGCCGCGGCAAGGTGTTCGGCGTCGAGCCGCGCAACCACGACATCAACCGGATGCGGCTGTGCCCCAAGGGCATCAACGCCTACCAGCAGGTCAACCACCCGGACCGGCTGACCGTGCCGCTGATGCGCCGCAGCCGCGACGAGCCGTTCCGGGAGGCGAGCTGGGAGGAGGCGCTGGACTTCACCGTCGCCGAGATCCAGCGGATCCAGGGCGCGCAGGGCCGGGACGCGTTCGGGATGCTCGGCGGGGCCAGCCTGTTCTCCGAGAAGACGTACCTGGTCGGCAAGTTCGCCAGGGTCGCGCTGAAGACCCGGCACGTCGACTACAACGGCCGGCTGTGCATGGTGAGCGCCGCCGGCGCCAACAAGCTGGCCTTCGGCATCGACCGGGCGGGCAACCCGTTCTCCGACATCCTGCAGACCCAGTGCCTGCTGATCGCCGGGTCGAACGTCGGCGAGTGCTTCCCGGTGATGACCCAGTACGTGTGGGGCGCCCGGGACCGCGGCGCCACCCTGATCGTGGTCGACCCGCGGGAGACCGCCGTCGCCCGCACCGCCGACATCCACGTCGCGCTCAAGTCCGGTACGGACTCGGCGTTCTTCAACGCGGTGCTGCACGTCATCGTCGAGGAGGGCCTGACCGACGAGGCGTTCCTGGCCGAGCACACCACCGGCTGGGAGGAGGTCAAGGCCACCGTCAAGGCGTACCCGCCCGCCCGGGCCGCCGAGATCTGCGGCATCCCGGCGGAGCAGGTCGTCCAGGTGGCACGGGTGTTCGGGACGGCGGACCGGGCGATGGCCTGGCACGCGCGCGGCATCGAACACCACACCCAGGGCGTGGAGAACTGCCTGACCGTGATCAACCTGTGCACCGCCACCGGCAACCTGGGCCGCCCCGGCGCCGGTTACGGCACCATCACCGGTCAGGGCAACGGCCAGGGCGGCCGCGAGCACGGCCAGAAGTCCGACCTGCTGCCCGGCGGCCGCTCCATCAACGACCCGGCGCACCGCCGGCAGGTCGCCGCGATCTGGGGCATCGAGGAGTCCGAACTCCCGCAGGCCGGCACCTCGATGATGGAGATGGTCTGGCAGATGCAGCGCGGCGAGATCCGCGGCCTGATCGGCGTCTGCAACAACCCGTTCGTCTCGCTGCCCAACTACGCGGTGGTGAAGGACGGTTACGACCAGCTTGAGTTCCACGCCCAGCTCGACTTCTTCCTCTCCGAGACCGCCGCCAACGCGCACGTGGTCCTCCCCGTCACCACCTGGGCCGAGGACGAGGGCGTGATGGCCAACGCCGAGGCCCGGGTGGTCAAGCACAACAAGGCCCAGGAGCCGCCCCCGGGCGTGCGCACCGACACCTGGGTGATGTGCGAGATCGCCCGCCGCCTCGGCCAGGGCGGCAAGTTCGCCTTCGAGGGCTCCCGCGACGTGTTCGACGAACTGCGCCGCGCCTCGGCCGGCACCGTCATCGACTACTACGGCATCACCTACGAGCGCCTGGAGGAGACCGGCGGCATCGCCTGGCCCTGCCCCAGCCTCGACCACCCGGGCACGCCGCGGCTGTTCGAGGGCGGGAAGACCTCCCACCCGGACCAGAAGGTGCACATGCAGGTCGTCGAGTGGCACCCGCCGGCCGACCCGTACAGCGACGAGTACCCGATGACGCTGACCACCGGGCGCACCGTCGCGCACTTCCTGTCCGGCAACCAGACCCGCCGCCTGGGCGGCCTGGTCGAGCAGACGCCCCGCCCCTGGGTGGAGGTGCACCCCTCGCACGGCTTCCGCAACGGGGAACCGGTGCGGGTGGTGACCCGGCGCGGCAGCGAGGTGCTGCCCGCGCTGGTGACCGAGGCGATCCGCCCCGACCACGTGTTCGTGCCCTACCACTGGCCGTACCCCGTCGCCGCGAACGCGCTGACCATCGACGCGCTCGACCCGCGCTCGAAGATCCCCGAGTACAAGGTGTGCGCGGTGCGGATCGAGCCGGCCAGGGAGATCGACCCGGTGCCCGCGCCGCCGGTGCCGCCGGGCCGCGAGGCCTACCCGGAGGCCCAGGTCTCCCGCACCGACCCGCTGCCGCCGACCTCGCCGCAGGGCCGCGGCACCGCCGAGAGGGGCTGA
- a CDS encoding 4Fe-4S dicluster domain-containing protein has translation MLGRTIFIDPGRCIGCQACVSACRECDSHRGKSMIHLDYPDEGHTVASLPTVCMHCEDPVAPCAEVCPAEAILITADGVVQEADPTRCIGCANCVNACPFGVPKIDLEAKLQMKCNLCYDRTSYGLAPMCATVCPTGALFYGTVEELQAERPGVDVSTLFAFGDTVVSTGVAMVVPGERQTPVPGGTLNLIEVNGRPTPGNGARA, from the coding sequence ATGCTGGGACGCACCATCTTCATCGACCCGGGCCGCTGCATCGGCTGCCAGGCCTGCGTGTCGGCCTGCCGCGAGTGCGACTCGCACCGCGGCAAGTCGATGATCCACCTGGACTACCCGGACGAGGGCCACACCGTCGCCTCGCTGCCCACCGTCTGCATGCACTGCGAGGACCCGGTCGCGCCGTGCGCCGAGGTCTGCCCCGCCGAGGCGATCCTGATCACCGCCGACGGCGTGGTGCAGGAGGCCGACCCGACCCGCTGCATCGGCTGCGCGAACTGCGTCAACGCCTGCCCGTTCGGCGTGCCCAAGATCGACCTGGAGGCCAAGCTCCAGATGAAGTGCAACCTCTGCTACGACCGCACCTCCTACGGCCTGGCCCCGATGTGCGCCACCGTCTGCCCCACCGGCGCCCTCTTCTACGGCACCGTCGAGGAACTCCAGGCCGAACGGCCCGGCGTGGACGTCTCCACGCTGTTCGCGTTCGGCGACACCGTGGTCTCCACCGGCGTCGCCATGGTGGTGCCGGGCGAACGGCAGACCCCCGTCCCCGGCGGGACGCTCAACCTGATCGAGGTCAACGGGCGTCCCACGCCCGGGAACGGAGCGAGGGCGTGA
- a CDS encoding ubiquinol-cytochrome c reductase iron-sulfur subunit yields the protein MTSPGNSPEPYGSADPDGHRAERAALKERISADSLTTRRDYLRIVATVSGGLVVGSTVVSAGVLHRHGDGSAAPLKVADRIERGEAVSFDYPGEDDRAMAIRLPDGTLVGYSTVCTHLACGVLWRRDHGSDGDLYCPCHEGQFDSRTGEVTGGPPPRPLPKVVVVEDAQGAVWAIGTARSGEAEEAGLCRGLTARNPALAEAAGCAGRRSGR from the coding sequence GTGACCAGCCCCGGCAACTCCCCCGAGCCGTACGGCTCCGCGGACCCGGACGGCCACCGGGCCGAACGGGCCGCGCTCAAGGAGCGGATCAGCGCCGACTCGCTGACCACCCGGCGCGACTACCTGCGGATCGTCGCCACCGTCTCCGGCGGCCTGGTGGTCGGCTCCACCGTCGTCTCGGCCGGCGTGCTGCACCGCCACGGCGACGGCAGCGCCGCCCCGCTGAAGGTCGCCGACCGGATCGAGCGCGGCGAGGCGGTCAGCTTCGACTACCCCGGCGAGGACGACCGGGCGATGGCGATCCGGCTGCCCGACGGCACCCTGGTCGGCTACTCCACGGTCTGCACCCACCTGGCCTGCGGGGTGCTCTGGCGGCGCGACCACGGCAGCGACGGCGACCTCTACTGCCCCTGCCACGAAGGGCAGTTCGACTCCCGCACCGGCGAGGTCACCGGCGGCCCGCCGCCCCGCCCGCTGCCCAAGGTGGTGGTGGTCGAGGACGCCCAGGGCGCGGTCTGGGCGATCGGCACCGCCCGCTCCGGCGAAGCCGAGGAAGCCGGCCTGTGCCGCGGCCTGACCGCCCGCAACCCGGCCCTCGCCGAGGCCGCCGGCTGCGCCGGCCGCCGCAGCGGCCGCTGA